From Cellulomonas fimi ATCC 484, a single genomic window includes:
- a CDS encoding pyridoxal phosphate-dependent aminotransferase, protein MKVASRAHVPPFAVMEILAAANARRAAGEHVLNLCAGEPSTGASEVVRQRAVELLTSGDLGYTEALGAPGLRAAIATHYRTWYDVDVDPARIAVTTGSSGGFLLAFLAAFDVGDRVALARPGYPAYTNILRALGCEVVELPCGPESRFQPTVAHLEALDGPLDGLVVASPANPTGTMVDAASLAELAAWCAEHGVRLVSDEIYHGITYDEGAVVATAAQYLDGGAVVVNSFSKYWAMTGWRLGWLVLPDDLVAPVDALAGNVALCPPALAQHAGVAAFSPEGYAAARANVERYAASRALLLERLPELGWTHVAPADGAFYLYGDVSSSGLDSVTWCARLLDEAGVALTPGTDFDPVDGHRFVRLSFASSPEVVREAVDRVVRWQATLGA, encoded by the coding sequence GTGAAGGTCGCCTCCCGGGCGCACGTGCCGCCCTTCGCCGTCATGGAGATCCTCGCTGCCGCGAACGCGCGCCGGGCTGCGGGGGAGCACGTCCTCAACCTGTGCGCCGGCGAGCCGTCGACCGGTGCGTCGGAGGTGGTCCGGCAGCGTGCCGTCGAGCTGCTGACCAGCGGCGACCTCGGGTACACCGAGGCTCTCGGCGCGCCGGGGCTGCGCGCCGCCATCGCCACGCACTACCGGACCTGGTACGACGTGGACGTCGACCCCGCGCGCATCGCGGTCACGACGGGATCGTCGGGCGGGTTCCTGCTCGCGTTCCTCGCGGCGTTCGACGTGGGCGACCGGGTCGCCCTCGCCCGCCCGGGCTACCCGGCGTACACCAACATCCTGCGCGCGCTCGGGTGCGAGGTCGTGGAGCTGCCGTGCGGGCCGGAGTCGCGGTTCCAGCCGACGGTCGCGCACCTCGAGGCGCTCGACGGCCCGCTCGACGGACTCGTCGTCGCGAGCCCCGCGAACCCCACGGGCACGATGGTCGACGCCGCGTCGCTCGCCGAGCTCGCCGCGTGGTGCGCCGAGCACGGGGTCCGGCTGGTGAGCGACGAGATCTACCACGGCATCACGTACGACGAGGGTGCCGTCGTGGCCACCGCCGCGCAGTACCTCGACGGCGGCGCGGTCGTCGTGAACTCGTTCTCCAAGTACTGGGCGATGACCGGGTGGCGGCTCGGCTGGCTGGTGCTGCCCGACGACCTCGTCGCGCCCGTCGACGCGCTCGCGGGCAACGTCGCGCTGTGCCCGCCGGCGCTCGCGCAGCACGCGGGTGTGGCCGCCTTCAGCCCGGAGGGCTACGCGGCGGCGCGTGCCAACGTCGAGCGGTACGCCGCGTCGCGCGCGCTCCTGCTGGAGCGGCTGCCCGAGCTCGGGTGGACGCACGTCGCCCCCGCGGACGGTGCGTTCTACCTGTACGGCGACGTGTCGTCGTCGGGCCTCGACTCGGTGACGTGGTGCGCGCGGCTGCTCGACGAGGCCGGCGTGGCCCTCACGCCGGGCACCGACTTCGACCCCGTCGACGGGCACCGGTTCGTGCGGCTGTCGTTCGCGTCGTCGCCCGAGGTGGTGCGGGAGGCCGTCGACCGGGTCGTCCGCTGGCAGGCGACGCTGGGAGCCTGA
- a CDS encoding zf-TFIIB domain-containing protein: MRCPVDQAELVMSERQGVEIDYCPTCRGIWLDRGELDKILDRAAAPDPGLGSGPARPAEPRPEDRRGYDDRRGFDDRRGYDDRRGTPDPRYADPRYADPRHAGDPRYRRKKKESWLEDLFDF, translated from the coding sequence ATGCGCTGCCCCGTCGACCAGGCCGAGCTCGTCATGTCCGAGCGGCAGGGGGTGGAGATCGACTACTGCCCGACGTGCCGCGGCATCTGGCTGGACCGCGGCGAGCTCGACAAGATCCTCGACCGCGCCGCCGCTCCCGACCCCGGCCTCGGGTCCGGACCCGCTCGCCCCGCCGAGCCGCGCCCCGAGGACCGGCGCGGCTACGACGACCGTCGGGGCTTCGACGACCGGCGCGGGTACGACGACCGCCGCGGCACCCCCGACCCGCGCTACGCCGACCCGCGCTACGCCGACCCGCGTCACGCGGGCGACCCCCGCTACCGGCGCAAGAAGAAGGAGTCCTGGCTGGAGGACCTCTTCGACTTCTGA